TGCATGCACGTACAAAGCTCAATGAAAGAATGCACGAAATCTTATTTTGTATGGAGATCGTAGGCCTACTGTTTGATTACTTCATCTTTTGATACGATGAAAGAAAGACATCGCAAAAGCTGTTCAGCTGTGGCGGTGATAAATTTTGACTAAACATTATGtgaaaattaagaaaattgATTTTCTCATATACAGGATATGCATTTACAAGGTCACCACTCTGTAAATAATTGTAACATGGTCTATAGGCTCAATCTGAGCGGGAAATGTACCATTGATATGCTAATGTTGTGGTTTTCCCGGATTTTGTTCCGTTTATGTGGTACCGTACAGAATCTGAAGACAAGTCGCCATTTGCAATAACTCAAatttgcaaatttgaaaagttggTACGGACACAAATTGACGCGTTGTCATAGTTGTATTTTGACGacacatcaatcaatcaatcataatcaattaataataaagcgCCTAAATCAAAGGTTTGCTCAAAGGCACTGAGGCACAGGGGAAATAAATAAGACATTGATTGCAGGCCTCTTGAAAGAAGTTGgctttaaagtcactggacactattttgagctcaattggtcgtcgaaggtgcgagcacacgaaattgtgtgctttcagatgctcggtttcgagacctcaaaatcttatcctgatgtctcgaaatcgaattcgtggaaaattacttctttctcgaaaactactccacttcagagggagccgtttctcacaatgtgttttactatcaacctctcaccattactcgttaccaattaagatttgatgctaataaattttttgagtaatcaccaaaaaagtgtccactgcctttaagaaatgaCTGGAACATGCTGAaggatgttgtgtccctgatgtgattgggAAAAGTTTATTCAAGAGTTTGGGTCCATATACCGAGAAGGCTCTATCAGCAAAAGTGATGCGACTCGTTCCTCAGCACAACAAAGTATGGTGAACATGAGCTATTTGATCTAAGGTGTCTCCGTTCAGCACCAACATGCAGCATGCCCATGATGATAATCAGAAGCTTGTTTGTGAAAGGCCTTGAAAATGAGAATGATGACAAGTGGAGCCTTTACTCGCACATCGATTGACAAAACAAGTGTAAAATAACGGAATGATTGTAAAACGAGAAGTTATCAGTTTTAtagatgttggaggaaacccacgcaatgcAATGAACTAAGTTTACACGAAAGGCTCCAGGTCTTAGTTGGGACTCGAACCGGGATCTACAGAGGTGAACGGCAGGGAGAACCCGCTGAACCAACCCGATCCCAAGattttgaagtgttttttttctgaagtttGCCCGACCAGAACAAATTCTGCGACTGTCATCATGAACACATCCAAACTAAAAACAACAAGTGTAatactaaacaaaaacattcagcatatctttaatgtttttgttttgttgagaaAGGTACAGGCCTATATCTATAAATTAGTTCTGCTGATGTGATTTCTTTCTTTGATGATGCATATACCTGAATTTGACTTCGTGTCAATATGAGGCAAACATTTTGGTTTATCATTTCGATTTGTATGAAACATTTGCTTTACAACTTACTATTTGCTTTGGCCCCACTTGGCTACACCCAGATCATATTAGTCCTGTATAATTTGCATACAGCCAATTTAAAATGTCACGTGCATTCCAAGGGATAGTAAATaaaacggttttttttttctagtacGGCAACTCCTTGGCACAAtgtgtgtatttattttctgCAATCCCACGCGAACTACACCACAACAACCTGGTCCGGTTGGGTGTGCGAGCATGAACAAAACCAAAAGTGGTTGTCTAGTGTGACCTTGCATTTCAAGCGGTTAGATAAACGCAATGGGCACTCACATTCAATTGATTCCGTAAGTTTATAGTTTATGTGTAAACGTTGTTGAAttccaaaaataaataagtgacgtgatttttatgcaaattaagaCCAGAAAGGTTGACCACTGAGAATGCAGAACGGGTTCAAGCATTTTGACTCCACCACTCGTGATTTGTTTAGAATCGGGAGGGCGGCACAACAACAAATCTTTAGAAAAGGCCCTCGTGACTTACATCGTGTGGTCTCCGATTCCAGTCGCTTCGCCGCTATACTTTGAATCCCGAAAATGGAATACCGTGGGCAGACAGTAGAGGGCGCCCTCTGTAAAGTGGGTACAGCTCCGTAGAGAGAGTTGCGATAACTTGCAATTATAAAGCATTCTATGCCTAAATAAACGCACTGGCAAAATGCAGGGTGCCAGACAATAGACCTTCATCATGAtacagccatcttgaatttctcccattaaTATctatgttaccaaaccgaggctggaagaacaaaatagtccacgaccaagatggaggcagcgtGATAAAGATCTATAGTCCGCCAACTGGGTTGTGATGCGTTTAGACAGAAAATGGCCACGTGACCAACGAGAATTTGTCCCTCTCTGTCACAACTCTCTAAATTCACCGCTGTGGGTGGTGGGTAAACAAAACAGTGACGGATTTGTTCAGTGAAATAAACGCAGGACAAACATTATAATTTAGACACtttgttttaatggattttCTTGAAATTAATGACACACGGTTAGAATTGGATAAAAGGTACGCTtcaaagggtaaaacaaaaccaaacatttatcaaaaaaaattattgcaagCCCTTCccaaaataaattatacatgATGGAAGTTCTGCTCAGGCTTGGCTTGTTTTTAGGCGTACAACAGTTTATTAACTTTTACCCTGAACATTTTGtcacctggacccaattttattagttttatttattctcatcaaataatgacatttcaggcagaaacatttcaaggaaTTTTTTGTACTATCGTCACCATGATCTTGGACGAGCTTTGTTCTTAACAACtctaatgttcctttaagcgctgATGAAATGAGGGCCAGATGTTAAGAAATTGAAGTTCATTGTTGTTGATTATCGCAACTTCTAATTATTGCAGACAAATTGAAATTGTCAACGAATCTTAAGATTATTGCCAAATTTAAAACAGCCAGGCATTATGCACATATCTtagattgttattttaaataccAGGTCCCAATTAATTTATATATAGctgattaagcacaaaatgcTGCGTATAATTATACTAAGTAGATACTATTAGCAGATGTACCAATCACAACTTTTAGGCTGTtcgacatggtagtttggctggtaacctatttgttttatttgggtAAGCATTTTCCTGTATTGCTTAGCTATACTTTGTGTGCATTAgcgactctatgaaattgggccaagatcaTTACCATTGGCGAAAGtcaatcaacaaacaaacaaatacaataaaactgttTGTACTCTAACCAACATAACCTTGTCGTCATCAGCCAGGCCTCAAACACGAATTCATCCTTATTACTTGTGTGTTTCGTATGCCCGAGCACGCTGCGTTGATTAATTCCCTTTAGTGGCAACGGGAAAATCACTTCAACATTTCAGGAAACCCGGCAACAATTAATAAATTTCTCTCCAAAAATTACAAACGCATACAAATAAGATTGGTTGTGTTTTAGTTTGAACTCCTTGTGGGGTACGTGTTTTAAGCTGTAACCGCCGGTAGTGTATTGAGCCTTCTGTGTGTGTACACAAGCATTCGTGTCCGCGCATACCATTCAGCTGTTATTACACAATCATAACCACccacggtttttttttttttcaaacaagagtgtttttaaTGAATAAATTAGTTAAATGAGTTTGCGCTGTAACACTCTGGGGTTTCTCGTATCTAGTTTTGCGTGCGTTTGCCCGTCTTGACGTAAAGCGTCAACAGGTACCTTGTCCTTCGTGTGGTATCGTCCAAAAGTTTTAAACGGAAAATTCCCGCAAATTTCTATTTTTCCAGTCAAGTTTAAAGAGGTTAAGCTGCGATTACTAGGTGTTGTTGTTTACTATGTACATTGTTAAATAATTAGTTGCATTGTCCAGACCTTGTGTTCTTTGCTGTGGAATGTTGGTTTGGAATGAGCTGTGAGAAAGTGAAGGCAAGAGAAATATAGTggtagcttttttttttcaaccaagGGTCACCGTTAGGCCTACTTTAAAAATAGTTGCGAcaacctgtttggtgaaccaattgtgtcgctcacgactaattgtaacaacataatttacctacgacacacaaacacaaatcaGGTACACAATCATTCGTACTTTTCTGCTTGAATGTTACTACATTGCACCTGCGGCAAACATAGCCACAATGCATCTTGAGAATTGAAAATTAGTCGCGactaaatttcactagtcgcacAGGCCTAGTCTTGACAAGCAAACTTTCATGAGAGGACTATTTATCATTTGCTAAAAAAGCAAATGGTGACATGCGTGATTCATCCTTAAGCTGCTTATAGAATAAGCTCCTTTTCAAGTTGACCGTTTTATCTCCCTCTTGTCCACCTGAGTATTTAACTGAATAACTTCCTGAGAAAACTGTAGTAAACCTTTAAAACAATGTACACATATTTTACAACGTATTTATACGATATCATCACTCTTGTTACTGGCGAAAGTGGAAAATTTGGAACATTTATAGTGAGTGAAGATGTCCACACTGTTTCTCTGCACTCTAAACACTCTTGGGTTAAAATTGACCCGAATTCTAAGTCTCATGGGTCTGACTCATTTCAGGGTCAGTTTGACCCTGAATCTGTTTCAAAATAACTAAGAAATGGTTCAAACTGACATAGAATCCTGAGTATCACATTTTAAAGCCAATTTCGAGGTCAACTTGACCCGGAAGTAGGTGAGGCTCAACGGAACTCGGAATCCAAGTCATTTCTGACACAGAGTTTTTTAGTCTGTGTTTCCCTATTCGATGAGAGAGCCATGTGGCAGACAACTCTTTTATTTAGAGCAAAACAGGGGTACTTTTAACCCAATTTAGAGTGAAACTCGTTCTAATTccactcaaaaagagtgacacaggttaactttcactctcaaaagagcgaaactgacaccactcagGCAAGAAAGTGAAACTGAGTGTGCaatttttgaaaacatcttGCCATAATGCACCATTAGGAAGAGTTCACTGTAATAGTGAATTGCACGTCATCTTGACGGTGTTAGAACTGTACATGTTTAACTCCATCTTCTTTGGGCGTTGTAGGCGAGCCTTCCTTTGGCGTTGTAAATTGTTTTATGAATTCCATACTGCCGCAAAATCCACCATATATCAATCTCAGGAAATAATGTCGTATGCTTGGTCGTTGTAAAGTTGACCTTCTTTGGTCGCTATGAATTCCAAGCCGAAAAATTTACCATCACAGTCTCAGGAAGTAATGTCGTTTTATGCTTGTTCCATGTAAAGTTGGCCTTCTTTGGGCGTTGTAAATTGTCATATGAATTCCATACTGCGAAATTCACCTTTCACCAATCTCAGGAGGTAATGTCGTATGCTTGGTCGTTGTGTGACTGGGGTGCGTTGACGACCGCCGCTCTCGACTTGTTGCAGCACCGGGCAAAACGCCGACACTTCTGGTTGCGTAGAAGTCGGCAGGCCGTTTCCCTCAAAGCTCCGTTCATGCAAACATAGATGATGACATTGAACCAACTGTTCGACAACGCTCCCCAGGTCACTAAAAAACCCAGCCATTGAGGGACCGGTACGTTCTGGATGCTACTGTATAAGATAGCCACGCTATACGGCAACCAAGCCACCGTGAAGGCTATCGTGATCACGCAGAACATTTTAATGGCCTTGTGCTCGCCTTGCGGTAACTGGGGAGCCGCGCGTTGGGGCTGCTGCGTCACAACGTCCCTCGACGTCGTCGGCACCGGGGCCTGGTTGGCTATCATCCGGGTGTGCTTCCGGCTGATCTTAAACATGATCCAATACATCACTATTAATACCGAAGACGGTAGTATGAAAAAGCACAGTGAGATTACGCACGCATAGATGATGTGGTCGTTGTTCCACTTCCAGGCACAAGTAGCTGAGACATTGCTGTAGAGTACCGGCGGGCTAAGCAACCACGACCCGCCGATTGCTGCTACCGAGGCAACGCACACACCCACAGTTATCACCACGGCCTTTTTCCGTGTCATGATGTTCGGATAGTGGAGTGATTTCTTAACAGCTATCATCCTGTCCACGGACAGACACACCAAGAAAGACACCGACGCAAGGCAGAAGATGGTCACGAGAGCCGCGGTGGCACGGCACAGTCCCTCTCCCCAGAACCAGTTGCCCGTGGCGGCCGGTACGACCGAAAAGGCCGCGATAACTCCCACGGAGAAATCCGCCGCGGCCAGAGCGATCATGAACACCTTCGCGCTGTCGGACAAAGTAGGAGTCCGGTATATCACCCATATACAAAATAAGTTGCTGAGGATTGTGAAGACGGAGTCAACGGCGATGAAAATTGTCCTCAAGACCACAAGATGGGTGCTTATATCATCCTTCCTTGGTGCGTACACTTGCAAGAAAGCAGCCTCAGCTCCCAGATCGGATACGTTGAAATTCTCACCAGCAATATCCATTGAATTCATCATAACCGCAAATGTTTATGATAGTAAACCCAGCTGTAGTACACGCCGTCAAACATTGAGCAAATCCATCGCCAGCTATAGCTGTTGAGGTTGCGAAGTGGAAGATATATCAAAGCCACTATCGAATATGTTTCCTTGTTTTATATAAGCATGCACTCATCAGTAAAAACAAACCACTGCATTGGTAGTTTATTATTAACTGAGTACATCGGTTATTCCATTATTCTTCAAAGGTACACGACTGAAATATTAAGAGTGAAAGCCACCGATGATAGATACAGCAAGTCAGTGACACGAGCACGAAGGGAAGGGGTCTTTCAAACGAATGGGTGAGCGTGTGAATGGGACGAGTTATACACGCATTGTGCTTGTTcagttaaaaacaatattttaggGGTCATCCGATGGGCGAGTTGTACTGCGATGTGATCTTTGGTTGCGGTTGCTGTTTCGGGTTGTTTTTATCACTGTTATTTATAGCTACACAAAATATATACATTGAAACAGCCAAAGCTCAAGTACAACGATGGTTATTCCTGGCCGAACCataatgtttttgagaaagatttgCGAGCGGCTAACGGGTGCCTGGGTGGGTTTGGTCTTTGACGTCACCCATGCACCCCTGTCCCTTCCCCCACCCTTTCTCGCTCTCATCACTCTCCTCTCTCTAATCAAACGGACAAACTGTTATACGGGAGTTTACAAAtaaaaggcagtagacactattggtaattactcaaaataattatcatcacagaacctttctttattaccgtggggagaggttgatagtataacccgttgtgagaaacagctccctctgaagtgccatagttttcgagaaagaagtaattttccacgaatttgatttcgagacctcaagtttagaacttgaggtctcgaaatcaagcatcagaaagcacacaacttcgtgtgacaagggcgttttttctttcattattatctcacaacttctacaaccgattgagctcaaattttcacaggtttgttattttatgcgtatgttgagatataccaagtgagaagactggtctttgacaattaccaatagtgtccactgtctttaaacatttctgtaaaatttgtattatttttttccacaaatattgTTCACTTTTTGTTTGTATCTGTCGAATCATAGAGCAAAGACAGCGATAACGAATATACATGTTTATGCCAGTCTATATGCTCTACTTTGaattatttttacataaaaccACTTATGGTAGTAATAAAAATTGTCTTTCATATTGCGCGCATATCCGTCAATCAGTGACGCTTAatgcgctttaacatacagtatctttatgtaaggtatgtgggactacgttttgaattatgagacctactccttttacacagcaccatgtaatggttaaaCAAGGAGCTGTGGGGCAATATGCTACCAattaaaccaggaacaccggggcgaaccccctctcttttcgataagtgcatgcACTTAGTTATTTTATGTGCGTTGcaaaacacacgggaccaacggctttgtAAATTATACCGCCGATGTAAATTGATTGATGTGGTAGCGTGTAATAGGTATTTGATATTATTAAAGAGGTATGAAAGGGCACTTGAATGCTGCTCGATCACCGAGTACCTACATGTCGGTCACTGGGAAATCAGGGCATTCATTAACGAATGAATTGGACGCGGTTTTTAATTAATCTTTTGTGCATCTTTATAATCCGTTGGTCAAACATAGATGTCCTCCATGAGTTAGGCCACTGTAGAAATGGAACAACAGTCTCCGTTAAAGACTCGGTGGCTGTAGGGATAGTTCGTCCGGCATCTCCGTCCTTCCGTTTCCAAGaaacaatacaaatttgaatattatatattaatttttgcACAGGGGATTAAGAATGTTTAATTACTTAACGGTGTTTGTTATACGGTGTTTTGCAACGCTGTTTGTTTaacactgtacactcagtacttttgATGTTTCTGTGAataaaaatccacaggcaaattactTAGAGTtgaattcaaacccacgacctttgcattgctagagcaagTGTCTAACCACTATATAGACAACGAACTAACCCGATGGCTATAGACGCAGTTCGAAAGGCAGTTTGGTAAAAGAAATGATAACAATATGAATATAATCACAAACTATCATTGTTCAAAAAGCTACTATGTTGCATATAGTTTTGATAGGGTTTTGTGGATGCCAGTATTTCCTGTTTTATTAGGCATACCACTGCCAGTTAATATTTTAACGACGAATTTAACAACCATTCTCTCGAAAGTGAAACATTTTCAGACGAAAATGTTTGGTGAGGTAATCTTGAGTTGCACTTATAACTTCCgatcttaaaggcattggacactattggtaattactcaaaatatttattagcattaaaccttacttagtacgtgtaatggggagaggttggtagtataaaacaaattatgagaaACGGTTTTCGAGGTCAGTGTATTGACCTACATATTAGTGATATCAGTTTTGCAGaatcataaaatcatcagaactTGTAAGAGATACAGGGTCAACTTATTGAAGTATTTTTATAACAGGTGGTGGCGTTTCCATACCCGTATTGATACTGCGTGGAGGGAAGCAGTCGATGTATTATCTGTACATGCAGCGAGACCTGAGAAAAGCTAACAAACTGCGTGAACACTCCGGTAATAGGGGTCACTGTACACTAGTATGGAGCATATGGCCGGCCACGTCTCGCTGTATAGTATAGATGTTTGGGTTGTGTGTGTTTTCCGGTGCCATTTTCAGCTGGCCATACCTTGTCAGTTGTCATTCTGATTTGGGGTAGCTGTTAAAGGCAGCTGGGGTAGTTggcaaatactcaaaataattattagcataaaaccttaattggtaactaacgagtaatggggagaggttgatagtataacagagtgtgagaaacggctccctcagaagtggcgtagttttcgagaaagaaggcattttccacgaattttaaggtccatttagaatttgaggtctcgaaatcaaacatctgaatcACAcactttcgt
This genomic stretch from Asterias amurensis chromosome 9, ASM3211899v1 harbors:
- the LOC139941810 gene encoding trace amine-associated receptor 9-like, whose amino-acid sequence is MNSMDIAGENFNVSDLGAEAAFLQVYAPRKDDISTHLVVLRTIFIAVDSVFTILSNLFCIWVIYRTPTLSDSAKVFMIALAAADFSVGVIAAFSVVPAATGNWFWGEGLCRATAALVTIFCLASVSFLVCLSVDRMIAVKKSLHYPNIMTRKKAVVITVGVCVASVAAIGGSWLLSPPVLYSNVSATCAWKWNNDHIIYACVISLCFFILPSSVLIVMYWIMFKISRKHTRMIANQAPVPTTSRDVVTQQPQRAAPQLPQGEHKAIKMFCVITIAFTVAWLPYSVAILYSSIQNVPVPQWLGFLVTWGALSNSWFNVIIYVCMNGALRETACRLLRNQKCRRFARCCNKSRAAVVNAPQSHNDQAYDITS